In Blattabacterium cuenoti, a single window of DNA contains:
- a CDS encoding bifunctional folylpolyglutamate synthase/dihydrofolate synthase, producing the protein MNYTETIQWIFNRFPSYQDKEKNYYKPGLERIHNFCSYLGHPQNYFKSIHIAGTNGKGSTAHMLYSILQEEKYNIGLFTSPHLINFRERISCNGKLIDKNFIIEFIKKNKKIIEKEKISFFELNTGLAFEYFKNKKVFMAIIETGLGGRLDSTNIIIPEISVITNISKDHTKILGNSLSKIALEKAGIIKNNTSVIIGFCKNHIKRILLQEAFNKNAPIYFIKKRKNISMYTIPCESIYQNYNKQLVLSIVNLLINKKNIIISNKSIKNGFLNVNKNTCIKGRWQILQLNPKIICDIAHNEEGIKIITQQLKKEFYDKLHLVLGFVKDKNVKKILQYFPSDAFYYFCQPNIDRKLSIKYLKKLVKIKNNKYVKFFYSVKDAFSNAKYNSKQQDLILISGSTFTVSEILLNFFM; encoded by the coding sequence GTGAATTATACTGAAACTATTCAATGGATATTTAATCGTTTTCCTTCTTATCAAGATAAAGAAAAAAATTATTATAAACCTGGATTAGAAAGAATTCATAATTTTTGTTCTTATTTAGGCCATCCACAAAATTATTTTAAAAGCATTCATATAGCTGGAACAAATGGAAAAGGATCTACTGCACATATGTTATATTCTATACTGCAAGAAGAAAAATATAATATTGGATTATTCACTTCTCCTCACTTAATAAATTTTAGAGAAAGAATTTCTTGTAATGGTAAATTAATTGATAAAAACTTTATTATAGAATTTATTAAAAAAAATAAAAAAATTATAGAAAAAGAAAAAATTTCTTTTTTTGAACTTAATACTGGTTTAGCTTTTGAATATTTTAAGAATAAAAAAGTATTTATGGCAATTATAGAAACAGGGTTAGGTGGGCGTTTAGATTCAACAAATATAATAATTCCAGAAATTTCTGTGATTACAAATATAAGTAAAGATCATACAAAAATTTTAGGCAATAGTTTATCCAAAATTGCTTTAGAAAAAGCTGGAATTATTAAAAATAATACATCAGTTATTATTGGATTTTGTAAAAATCATATTAAACGTATTCTTTTACAAGAAGCATTTAATAAAAATGCTCCAATTTATTTTATAAAAAAACGAAAAAATATATCCATGTATACAATTCCATGTGAATCAATTTATCAAAATTATAATAAACAACTTGTGTTAAGCATTGTTAACTTGTTAATAAATAAAAAAAATATTATTATTTCTAATAAATCTATAAAAAATGGGTTTCTCAATGTTAATAAAAATACGTGTATTAAAGGTCGTTGGCAAATTTTACAATTAAATCCAAAAATTATTTGTGATATAGCACATAATGAAGAAGGAATAAAAATAATTACTCAACAATTAAAAAAAGAATTTTATGACAAATTACATTTAGTATTAGGATTTGTAAAAGATAAAAATGTTAAAAAAATATTACAATATTTTCCTTCTGATGCATTTTATTATTTTTGTCAACCAAATATAGATAGAAAATTATCTATTAAATATTTAAAAAAATTAGTAAAAATAAAAAATAATAAATATGTAAAATTTTTTTATT